The following coding sequences are from one Clostridia bacterium window:
- the murD gene encoding UDP-N-acetylmuramoyl-L-alanine--D-glutamate ligase has product MDLAGKKCLVIGAARTGLAVSEFLLGKKAQVFLNDSQTKANLVWKKLVSLENRGVVLLLGQQPDLDSFSPDLIIVSPGVPLLLPCLQKARIKGIPIWSEIELAARFIKVPLLAVTGTNGKTTTTTLLGKILADGGRKVVVGGNIGEPLISKLEALNSDSLAVLEVSSFQLATTEIFRPQVALFLNLTPDHLDWHLSYEAYRESKEKIFLNQDSTDYLVLNYDDPETRKMAALAPGKVLFFSREHILETGFCVQDDWLVAKEASQTTRFLPVEEIKIKGGHNLENALAAAAAGWLMGLSKTSITMSLRTFPGVEHRLEEVLTYQGITFINDSKGTNPAAVIKALAAYTHPLILLAGGKNKGSDFSALALKIKERVKELILFGEAAPQIAAAVKKVGYRNYHLVSDLKAAVYLGTDLAVKGDIVLLSPACASWDMFSSFEERGQVFKDLVRKITESR; this is encoded by the coding sequence ATGGATTTAGCGGGAAAAAAATGTTTGGTTATTGGTGCAGCTAGAACCGGACTTGCTGTTAGTGAGTTTTTATTGGGAAAAAAGGCTCAGGTTTTTCTTAATGATTCCCAAACTAAAGCTAATTTGGTCTGGAAGAAACTTGTTAGTTTGGAAAATAGGGGAGTGGTTTTACTTTTAGGTCAGCAGCCTGATTTAGATTCTTTTTCTCCTGATTTAATTATTGTTAGTCCCGGAGTTCCCTTACTGCTCCCTTGTTTACAAAAAGCACGAATAAAAGGAATACCGATTTGGAGCGAAATTGAACTGGCTGCACGTTTTATTAAGGTCCCTTTACTTGCGGTGACCGGTACAAATGGTAAAACAACTACAACAACTTTATTGGGGAAAATTTTAGCTGATGGAGGACGTAAAGTAGTTGTCGGTGGAAATATTGGTGAACCTCTAATTAGTAAATTAGAGGCCCTCAATTCCGATTCTTTGGCTGTTTTGGAGGTTTCCAGTTTCCAATTAGCTACTACGGAAATTTTTCGTCCTCAAGTGGCCCTGTTTTTAAACTTAACTCCTGATCATTTGGATTGGCATTTAAGTTATGAAGCATATCGGGAATCCAAAGAAAAGATTTTTTTGAACCAGGATTCTACAGATTATTTAGTTTTAAATTATGATGATCCGGAAACAAGAAAAATGGCAGCTTTAGCCCCTGGTAAAGTTCTATTTTTTAGTCGGGAACATATTCTAGAAACAGGTTTTTGTGTGCAGGATGATTGGCTAGTGGCTAAGGAGGCCTCACAAACTACTCGTTTTTTACCAGTAGAAGAAATAAAAATTAAAGGTGGACATAATTTAGAAAATGCTTTAGCTGCAGCTGCAGCGGGTTGGTTAATGGGTTTAAGTAAAACTAGTATCACTATGAGTTTGCGCACTTTTCCAGGTGTGGAGCACCGCTTGGAAGAAGTTTTGACTTACCAAGGTATCACGTTTATTAATGATTCCAAAGGTACAAATCCCGCAGCGGTAATTAAGGCACTTGCTGCTTATACTCATCCCTTAATTTTATTAGCCGGAGGGAAAAATAAAGGTAGTGATTTTTCGGCTTTAGCCTTAAAAATTAAAGAGAGAGTTAAAGAATTAATTTTATTTGGTGAAGCTGCACCCCAAATTGCAGCAGCAGTGAAAAAGGTAGGTTATCGAAATTATCATTTAGTCAGCGATTTAAAAGCTGCAGTGTATTTGGGAACAGATTTAGCCGTAAAAGGTGATATTGTGCTGCTGTCACCAGCTTGTGCCAGTTGGGATATGTTTTCCAGCTTTGAGGAAAGAGGTCAAGTTTTCAAGGATTTAGTCCGGAAGATAACCGAGAGTAGGTGA